The Saccharolobus shibatae B12 genomic interval TGCTAACAGAACTTCTAGCAGTAATATTTAAGGAGGCTAAGAAGTTAAAATTAGGCAAAGTACCGGAAGAGGCTATGAAAGGGTTAATTTATGTTTTAAGTAACGTTAAACTAATTCCTATTGAAGAACTTGAAATCGAGATGATATATGAAATCCTAAATAAAGGCTGGAGCGATATTTTTGATGCGACATTATACACTGCGTATGAAAGTACTAAAATTCCACTAATTACGATGGATAAATCCTTTTATAATTTCTTGAAAGAAAAAGGAATAGACGTTAAAGGGATCATATTGCTTTAATGCAAAGATAAATAGGCCATTAAGGGTTATAACTGACTTCCTTTAGCATTTTACGTATTTTTCATTCTCTTGAACAGTTTCTTAATCCCACCCAAAGACTGATAAATACTTTTTATCAACCTTGCTATCCTCTTAGCCCCGAGGTTCAAACCCGTGAAATACTTGAACAAAAGAACAACCAACAAGGAAAAGGCCTTCAACACTATAAAACCCTTGTTCCTAAGCCAAGTTAGGAAGGAGCTCTTCTCCAAACCCAAGGCTTTAAGCTCCCTAATCAAGACCTCAACGTCCCAACGATTCTCCCAAGTCAGTATGGGAATCTCTTTTCTCGCGTAAAAATGAGATGAACGAAATACAAAAAAAGTCTAGTAGACGCTAATTTTTTGTAGAAAAGTTTGTATAAGCGAGGGCGGACCTAAACATATGAAATGCAATAACAGACCAAAACTGGCGAAGCCCAATAGAGACTTAACCAGTTCTACCCTCAAAATAATCTACTCAATCCCCCCATAATACTTTTCCCCAAAGAACTCCTCAAGGCTTAAGGCTAGGGGGAACCTACTTGAGCAGATTGGGAAATGAAGGAAGGAGAGCAATAGGAGAGTTGGGAAGATGAAGGAGACAAGAGCGTTCAAGCATTGCCCTCATGCCATTAGCATACACTCTCAAAGCCTCCTCTCTCACCTCTCTAACTAATTCAGTAAGTTAATCAGCCAATGCATTAACTGCTTCCTCAGTAACCTCCTCAGAGCCTTGAACTGGGTCACCTTTCTTTTAATAGTCGTCTTCAAATACTTCTCGGCCAGTTTGGCTCTTTATCCCCTTTAGATAACGCTAAAATTGCCGAACCCTTAACCAATAAGTGGGACCCAGGGATTATGGCAAAAAAGGAGGGAAAAGCGTGTTAAGCTAAAGTTATATACTGAGAAACTGAGAAGACTTAATAATGATTATTCTCGATACGTCCTTCCTCTACTCATTACTGAATAAAAGAGACACTAATCATGTCATCGCTGAAAAACTTTTCGACGAGATCGTTAACCAGAATAAATTCGGAAAACCTGTCATCTTCGAGTACGTGTTAGATGAGTTTTTAACGATTATAGGGAACAAACATCCTTTTGCCTACGTAAAGCGTGTTGTAGATTTTATTTCGCTGAATATTGAACAAGGTATTTTTCTACTCATCACATTAGATGGGAGAGATGCACTCTATGATACAATTAAGTTATTTAAGAAGTTAAACGAGGACAAAACATGTTTTTTAAGTTTTACTGACTGTGCTATTATATTTTCTATGCTAAAGAACAGAATCTCTTATTTAGCTTCCTTTGATTCCGACTTTAATAAAGTTTTAGACAAAATTGAAGAAGGGGTTTATAAAGATAAGGGGTTTAAAGGGGACGAAAAACCTCACCTTTTAAGGTGGAGATGGATAGTCCCCTTTGTAGTTAAGTTTTTTAACGCGAAATGTTAACTTTTTTCAATGTCCATCGTAACGTTTCGTTTTAGGGCTTACACTGACGAGCAAACCTTGAGGGCGTTAAAAGCCCGGTTGAAGTTAGCATGTGAGATATACAACACGTTACGATGGGCAGACATCTACTTCTACCAAAGAGATGGAAAAGGTCTAACACAAACGGAGTTAAGACAATTAGCCCTAGACTTGAGAAAGCAAGACGAGGAGTACAAACAACTATATTCACAAGTGGTACAAGAAATAGCAAATCGTTTTTATGAAGCAAGACAGAGGTTCTTCCAAGAATTAGCACGTTTTCCTAAGGAAAAGAAAATCCACAAGTGGTATTCTCTTGTCTATCCTCAAAGTGGTTGGAAAATACTATCCGCCAGAGAAATAAGGACTGGAAGTAGAAAGAATAAAAAGAAACTGCTTGTGCTAAGTTTGTCCCACTTAGGCATCTTCAAGGTCATTGTCCATAGGGACTTTCCCTTGGACAAGGTAAAGAGGGTGGTAGTTAAGCTAACGAAGTCTGAAAGAGTATACATATCATTTGTAGTGGAAGACTATGTGTTCCAGCAAGCTCCGAAAACAAGCAAGGTAGTGGCAATAGATGTTGGTGTAGAGAAGCTTCTAACAACTTCACATGGCGAATATTTACCCAACTTCAAGTTCTACGAGAAGGCACTCCGTAAGATTAAGCATTTGCACAAGGAATTGTCTAGGAAGGAGTTCCTTTCCAAGAATTGGTTTAAAGCCAAGGTTAAGTTAGCTAAGGCATATGAACATCTTGCTAATTTGAAGAGGGATTTGTACATGAAGATAGGGAAGTACCTATCGATGAATTACGATGTTGTGGTAATGGAGGATATTAATGTTAAACAACTGGTTGGTAAGTCTCTCAGAAAGCTTAGGATGAGGTTACATGACGTATCGTTCGGTGAGCTAATGGATATAATCAAATATCAGATAGGGAAGTATGGAAAGAAATTGGTGTTAGTTAATCCGTCAAACACGTCAAGGACGTGTGCTAAGTGCGGATATGTGAGGGAAGATCTAACTTTAGCTGGCCGTATCTTTACTTGTCCTAAGTGCGGTTGGATAGCTGACCGTGACTATAATGCTTCTCTAAATATCTTACGTAGGTCGGGGTGGGAGCTGCCCTTAGTGCCTGTGGAGCTTCACCCTCTACCAGTACTCTCGTACTGGCAAGGTGGGGTTGTGAAGCAGGAAGCTTCCTCCTTCACGATAGACCCAAAATCATTTTACAAAAATAATTCCGGTAAGGTACTATTAATTTTATAGAAAATAAATGGAATTTATAACTATATTAAGAGTTCAACAAATTGAAGAAAAGCTTAAGGTGAGGAAGACGGTATTATCACGAGGTGAACCAAGGTGATAACACCTTGTCTTCCCCACCAAAATAACATTCAACAAATAGGATATAAATTACTTTCCATGTTAGACTTCCAAGGGAAAAAGGCAGAGAACGTAGAAAAAACGCTAGTCTCCGCGTGTTTATGGAACGACTCCATAGAAAACAAGTCAAGCGCATACAACGTATCACCACAAACCGTGAGGAATTACGCGGAGGAGCAAGGTGTGGAAGTAGTTGAGAAACTCTTGGAACAAGTGAGGAAAATATCCTTGGAGACGCTAAAGGGAGAGAAGGAAATAGACATTTCAATAGACTGGACCACCAAAACTTGGTACGGGAAACCGGTGGAAGGACTCGGAAGCTCGGAAAAGGGAAACTCATGGAACTACGCCACTGTGACGACTAAACATGATGGGAAAGTACTCCTACTGGCTTTCGTCACACAAGTGAACGGGATGACTAAGGATGATATCGTGAAGGTCCTCGTGGAGCAAGTTGTTGCAATGGGGTTCAAGATAAGGTTAATAGCTCTTGATGCGGGTTTCTACACAGTTAATGTGCTTAACTTCATTTCGCAGTTCAATTATATAATTGGTGTCCCCGTTGGGGACGTGAAGGTCTATGAGGAGTTTGATGGAGAGTACATGACAAATAGTAAGAGGCATAGGAGGGATGAACAGGTTAAGTTTAGGCTGATCGTGTATCGCAGGGAGAAAATCAAGAGGAAGAAGAAGGTTGTTTACTTCGCTAGGGCGACTAATCTTGACCTACCGAAGAAGGAGGTGTTGAGGTTGTACAATAAGGTAAGGAGTCCCATAGAGACCTCTTACAGGAACATCAAGGCTTTCCTTCCCTTCACCAGTTCCACTAAGTTCGTCTTCCGCACGTTGATCTTCGTGCTGGCCATGGTTTTCTACTCCTTGTACACCATATTTAAGGGTGTGGTGAGGAGGGAAGAGTTCAGATTATTGCTTATCCTTTTGTTTCCTGGTGATTTATTCAATCTGGAAAATTTTCTATTTAAACTAATAAATATGCTTATTAATGTAATAGATTTATTTTTAGGGAGGTGATTTTGGGTCTACCGTTCAGGAGGGAGTAGCTCACATATCTGACTAAGGAAATTTTGAAACCCTATTTGTAATTCAGTTCATCAACTTCCTTCTTTACTTCCTCCGGTAGCATTTTATAAACGTTTTTCATTTCCTCCCAATTTAAGAGGTGGTACCATTTAGCCTTCTTAGCCTTTACCAACAAATAGTCTCCATCATTTAATCCAAGCTCCTTAGCCTTCTCCATAGGAATTGTTATCCTATAAGTAATGTATTCTTTCCCGTTTTTCTTGCTCTTAGTTACGGAAACCTTGCCTACGAAAACTACCTCCTTTTCTACTTGTTTACTTTCCATGATTATCACTTTCTGATAAAAAGTTATAAATCTTGTTATGAATAAAACAATCCTGGCAGAAAATGGCTAAATGCGGTATCGAGACACTTAACGCAATATTGGTAGCAGTTTATGACACTACCAACGGTTCGTTATCTGCTCACGTTCCTTTAGAAGCAATATTGAGGAGGTTTCCAGGGCATTTAAGAGGAGATGCAAGGAGATGCATTAAAGAATTAATCAAAAGAGGACTACTGACGTTACACCCTACTAGAGGGTCTACTACTTATCAATTAATTCAGAGAGGGTTAGATGCTCAACTAAACTAATTAAAGGTGAGATTTCGTCAGTAGAAGAATGCTAATTGTATCAATATTCGAGATAGAAAAATTAGAAATTAATAGGAAAAATTTAAGGTTGGGAAAGCTGGTATTACAAAAAATGGGGTTAAGGGGGCGGAAAGCCTCGCCTCTCTGAGGCGGGGATGGATAGCCCCCTTATAAAGTTTAAATACCTCTTTGGTGGAATTTTTCTTAGTGGCGTTAATGATCCTCCTCTCCAGCTCGATCGAGGGTTTAATGAGACTGAGGGAGGAGCAACTATCATCTCCATTTTCTATTTCACGGGATCCAGACAGTGTGAATGATGGATCCCCAATTTCCAAATGGGAGTGGATCTCTGATCCACTCGACTGCCCACCAAATGAGAGATGTAAACCCGAATCAATGGTGGGAACGATGAGCCCTCTGGGAGGGAACCCTCACCCTTCCAGGGCGGGGAGCTTCCGGTATAAAAACCTTTCCATCAAAAATCAAGCACAGTCCACACTACTTATGAAAAACAAGACTCTCCTTATCACTCGTCAGCCTCAAAGGGCTTATTATAGTACAGTACAGCCCAAGTAATAACAGCAAGCTTCCTAGCACAAGCAATAATCAACTCCTTACCCTTCAACCTACCCTTGTGCTCCTCATAAAAACGCTTGATAACAGGGTTAACCCTAATAGCAGTTAAAGCTGCAAGGTAAAAAGCCCTCCTCAAAACAGCATCACCTTTCTTAGAAATACCCCTTGAAACAACACCCTTCCCACTAGACTCAACAACCGGATCAAGACCACAATAAGCAACAAACCTCTTCTTATCAGAAAAGCGCCTAACATCACCAACCCTAGCCAAAATAATACAACCCAGCGTCCTACCAATACCCGGAATAGTGAAAATCAAACTATCCTTGGGAACAAAATTCTCAAGCTCTTCCTCAATCTCCCTCTTCCTACCCTCAAGCCTCTCCAGTTCGCCTAAAAGAAACCTAACCTCAGACAACACTGCATTATCCTCCCCTCTCAATACCTCATTCAAGTTCTCCCTGGACAAACTATCCCTATATCCTAGAAGTACTAAATCCCTCCTCAACCTGTTCTTAACCCTAACAATACTCCTTGTCACAAAATCCCATTGGCTTGTTAACTCCCTAGCCTCACTCGTTATAAACTCACTACCCATATTAACAACTAGTTCAGCAAGCTTTTTATCATTCTTGTCGCTCTTCTTACCCCTAAAATCCTTAAACTTCTTGAGCACCAAGGGGTTAATAATCCTAACATCATACTCATTACCCAAATACTTAACCAAGTTAATGTGGTAAACTCCAGTACTTTCAATACCTATCTTGCAACCCTTAGGCAAGATTTGCTTTACTCCCTCAAACCCTTGCTTATTATTAGGAAACTCGTAAAACTTACCTTGGAAATACACTACTAATTTATCTTTTGATACATCTATTCCTGCAACTGGGGCCTCCATATATACTCACCCTTATGTTTTATTCGGGCTTCAAGCCCAACTTCCGGTACGAATTTGGAGGCGGGCCAAGCTCCCCGTCGAGCTTTAAGCCCAAGGAAGTCAACGGCCTCAACCCCAGTCAGATCTGTATTACGCAGATCTGACTAATATGTTTTATATAAGCAAGTCAGCAGTGGGAGATGAAACTTAATAACACGAAGCTCTCCCAATCAAGTAAATGTTCATTAATAGCAGTTGTAGGAAAATCGTTACATCTTTACATTAAAAACATATAAGAAAGATCCTCCTACTTACTGAAAAAACTATATGATAAGTAATAAAAATAAGGGAGTAAATTTAAAGTATTTATTATCTCATGAGCGAATATTATAATTTTTTATGGTAAGGAAATTTCCTTAAACTACTGTTCATTTACTATTCTTAGACGTTAAGCCTAATTTTAAATATCATATTTTAGAATATGATATTTATGAATATGGTAGATAGAGAAAGAGAGTTACAAGCCTTGAAGAAAAGGCTTTCATCAAATGATTTAGAGCTTATAATAATTTACGGAAGGAGAAGAATAGGAAAGACTTTCCTTATCCTAAACGCTGTTAATGGTTATGATTTCATATATTATTTAGCTACAGAAAAAAACAATTTAATAAAATTCAAGGAATTGGCGGAAAGTAAATACGAAGAAATAAAATACGTAAAGGAAGATTGGGAGGCAATTTTTCACTATTTGAGAGATAAGATTATCATAATAGATGAGTTTCCGTATATGATAAAAGAGGATGAGAGCGTATTATCAACCTTCCAAAAAATTGTTGATGAGACTCTAAAAGGTAGTAAAACTAAGCTAATTTTACTTGGCTCTTCCGTTTCCATGATGGAAGACGCAATATCCTATAAAAGCCCTCTTTACGGTAGGAGAGCTGCGTCTATCGAATTAAAAGAGCTCAAATTTAAAGATCTGAAAGGGTTTAATTTATCCCTAATTGATGCAATACACGTTTACGGCTTTGCCGGTGGAGTACCTTTTTATCTCACAAAGGTTAAAACTCCTTTCTTAAAGTGGATCAATGCAGAATTAAAAGAAGTTGACTCTTTTATAAAAGATGAGATAGACTTTATGTTAAGATACGAGTTTTCTGAGATTGGTACGTATAAGGAAATATTGCACGCAATTTCTTTTGGCAAAAATACGTTAGGGGAAATAAAGGACTTTGTTAGAGTAAGTGGAGACGTTTCTTCATATTTAAATAAACTTGAGAAAATAGGAATAATAGGAAAGGAGTTCCCCTATAAGATGAAGAAGGGTGCTAGGTATTATATTAAGGATAATTTTACACTGTTCTGGTTCACATTCATTTATCCAAACTTAAGCTTAATAGAGGAAGGAATTTTTGAGATAAAAGAGGACGAGTATAACGTATACTTAGGGAGAATTTTTGAGAAAATAGCTAGAGAGTACGTGAAGGACGTATATAAGGTTAAGATAGAAAGGCTCTGGTTTAAGGATGTGGAAATAGATATATATGGAAATGGAATAGCTGGTGAATGTAAGTGGAGTGAAGGAATAAATGGGGAGAAAGTACTTTACGAATTAAAAAGAAAAGTTGAAGATTTAGGACTAGACGTTAAAAAATACATAATATTTGCAAAAAGCTTTTCAAAAACTAATGAAGAGGCTGAGTTTATAGATCTCAAAAAGCTAGAACAATGGTATAAAGCTTAAAAATGGAAAGATACTATAAAATGTATAATATTCTTAATACTTAGAAAAACTAAAAAATCCAGATATATCAATCTAGAGTATCGTTATAGTGTCGTCATTAAGCTATTTATATTTTTATGACGAGCATTACTTAGGCTAGCTTCAAGAGAGCAACGAAGGCAGTAAATAGGAGCGTTCGCATCATGATGTACTCCATACCCTAGTCTTATGGGAGAGAAAACTAATCCCAGGGTTTGTAGCTTAATAACTACACTATGTCCACACTCTGAGTAATTATAGCCAACTTTATAGTCTATTTCTTAGTAAGTGCGAAGAGAAATAGCTTTTATCTATACAAAATATAACCAGTTAGCCTCTTAACTCACTCATTCCCGACATTCTCCCATTTAATAGCCCTTTTACTCCTTTGCAACTCCTACGGTTGCAAACTTAGGTCTGTTAGAGGCGAGCATGTAGTGCCTATTATGAAAAAGACTATATATTACTATATAAAGTTACTACATATGGAAGAAGTTAAAGTTACGAGAAACTATCAGATAACTATCCCCTCCACGATTAGAGCTAAACTAGATATTCGAATTGGTGACAAACTGTTAGTTTATGTTGAAAATAATAAAATAATTATAGAAAAGAAAAGCGGAAATATCGCATCGTTAAACCTTAGGTTAGGTAGGAAGTTTACCGATGAGGATATTAACAAAATCATAGCCGAGGCCGGAGAGGAAATTGGAAGAAACAGTAGTAGTTGATACCAATTTTGTGATCGCTCTGACTTCCTTATATAAAACATATTAGTCAGATCTGCGTAATACAGATCTGACTGGAGTTGAGGCCGTTGACTTCCTTGAGCTTAGAGCTCGAGAGACTGTCCCAAACGCAAATAATTGAATAAAAATATAGAAAGAGAAATATTGTATTACGAACCATGAGGAATGAAATACAATTTTATCTTTCAGTATAACGTGAGACTAAACTTATACTGTAAGGGGAAATAATCAAATGTAGAGAAAAACAGAATTTTCCACATAATCCACACTACCTCGATCAACTCTCGCGGTACAAAGTTAGTGGGCTAACTGACTCTCGGGAACCCGCGACAGCACTGAGGTGTAGATCGAGGAGTTGTAGATCAACGCAATAACGTAGACGAAAAGCTCCACCATCTCCTTGTCTACTGCATAAGGCCTCCAATACCTTTCCAAGAAAATCCCAAAGAACTCAACGTACCTCCTAAAACTTGGGAAACCAAGTCGATGTTTTCCCCACGAAACCCCTATCAACAACCTTATAACCGCTGTGGAAGAAGCCGACCTTGTTGTCGGGGAAATTGGCAAGTTTCACTTGAATCTCGTGTATTAACATTGTGGGCGACATGAGAGTGAAGACCTTGAAGCCGAAGTAACTCCTATTCCTCTTCTTGGCGAACTCTCCCTTGAACCTTCTCCTAACTTTGCAGTTCATATATTGGTAGAGTAGTTTGCCTCCTTGTACTTCCCCTGCCTTAGGCTCAGTTGGAACTTCTTCCACAAGGTCTCTTTATTCCTCTTCCCGAAGGGGACTTCGATCAGAAAGGAGTCAGCCCTAGAGCTTCCCGACCTTGCCGAACAAGGCACTACTTGGTAAGTAGTCAACAAGTCCGCTCAACTTCCGCTCCAGCTCCTTGGTGAACTCCTTGAAAACTGTACCGATTTTTCCCCAAATTTCTTTGCTCTTCTGTGGATCTCCGACTTAGACTTCCATTCCCCTAGGAACCATCTGACCACCATGTCGGTTCGGTAGTAGCTCCAAACATCTCTGTAGGAACACGTCCACACTACCATGACTATTAAAGCTCTCAATATGAAGAGATCGTCTATACATGACAATACTTGGGACGTGGTCAGCACGTAGTCCATTTTCACAAGAATTTTATGTCTTGATGATAATTCTTCATAGGGAACCGGGCCGTTGTAACATTTAATCCACGGTTCCATGAATATCGGTACTACATCGTCCCGGTTCCCTTTAAGTGTTACTCCACTTTTAACGTGAAGTGAAAATTCAAAATTTCTCAGTTGTTTATCTTTTCTTTTGAATAATTCTCCATAAACTTGTACATAGATTTATTGAATTAGTTGCACTCGGGACAGTCTCTTAACGTGAAAAAGGATTCAGCCCTGTTTACACTTGATTATGCAGTTTATTCCTCTTTTCTCGAGAAAAGTTTCTCAGAAGAGGAAAAGCTTAACTACTTGATTACGTGAGAAGCTATAATTTCTACCCCTTCCTCCTCAAGTTTCTTCTTCACCTTCTCATCCACAAAGTTCGCCACAACAAATACCTTTATCTTCTTATCCTTATACCTTGCAGAGAACAACTTTTTCCTAACAATAACTTGATCATAAGTCCCCTTATCCGCAAAATTCTTTATCTCAAACACATAAACATACTCATTAGTCTCATAAAAGTCCACCTCAAACACCTTACCCTTCTCTATTACCCCCTCATCATCAACCATCTTCCCATGAACAACCCTCTTAGGATCAACACCATGAAGCTCCAAAGCCTTCCTATAAAGCTTCAACATCACCCTCTCCAAACCCCTCCCAGCCCTATTAGTAAAACCACCCACCTCTATCGAAAGCTTCTTAACCTCCCTACCCAACCTAAGCACAGCCCTCTGCAACGCCTCAATAGCCTCACCTTGTTTCTTAACTTCCTCTTGAAGTGAAGCTACAGTCTCTTGCAAAGACTGAATAGCCTCACCTTGCTTCTTGACTGCCTCTTGAAGTGCTTGAATTGCCTCAGTATGCTTATCTACAGTCTCTTGCAAGGATTGAGTAGTTTGTTGGAGCGCTTGAATTGCCTCAGTATGCTTATCTACAGTCTCTTGCAAAGACTGAATTATTTCCCCTTGCTTCCTTACACTCTCTTGAAGTGAAGCTATAGCCTCACCTTGTTTCTTAACTTCCTCTTGAAGTGAAGCTACAGTCTCTTGCAAGGATTGAGTAGTTTGTTGGAGCGCTTGAATAGCCTCAGTGTGTTTTTTAATCTCCTCTTGTAGAGCCTTTATACTCTCGCTGTTTTCTTCTAATTTCTTTATCACAATTTCGTCCTTAAGCTTACCGTAAATTTTCTCAGCCAATACTGAAAGCAGCTGAGGATTATTAAGTATTTCATCAATAATTTTTTCACTCATATCTGATTACTTTAAAATTTGAGGATTATAAACCATTCGGAGCAATCTGAAAATTCTCTGCCAGACTTTATAGAACACAGCACGCTTCTTAAGGTCTCATACTAGCTTAGAGAAAGTTCAGCCTTTGTCGCAACCAGTAGTGACTTTTCACTACTACTAATCACTCAGCCTCCTCACTCCTCCTCCTTCCCCATGTCTAGGTCTAAGGTATATAAATATGTTGTGAGCTACTCCCTCCTGAAGGAGGAAGCTTCCTGCTTCACAACCCCACCTTGCCAGTACTCTCGTACTGGCAGAGGGTGAAGCTCCACAGGCACTAAGGGCAGCTCCCACCCCGACCTACGTAAGATATTTAGAGAAGCATTATAGTCACGGTCAGCTATCCAACCGCACTTAGGACAAGTAAAGACACGGTCAGCTAAAGTTAGATCTTCCTTCACATATCCGCATTTAGCACACGTCCTTGACGTGTTTGACGGATTAACTAACACCAATTTCTTTCCATACTTCCCTATCTGATATTTGATTATATCCCTTAGCTCACCGAACGATACGTCATGTAACCTCATCCTAAGCTTTCTGAGAGACTTACCAACCAGTTGTTTAACATTAATATCCTCCATTACCACAACATCGTAATTCATCGATAGGTACTTCCCTATCTTCATGTACATATCCCTCTTCAAATTAGCAAGATGTTCATATGCCTTAGCTAACTTAACCTTGGCTTTAAACCAATTCTTGGAAAGGAACTCCTTCCTAGACAATTCCTTGTGCAAATGCTTAATCTTACGGAGTGCCTTCTCGTAGAACTTGAAGTTGGGTAAATATTCGCCATGTGAAGTTGTTAGAAGCTTTCCAACACCAACATCTATTGCCACTACCTTGCTTGTTTCCGGGACTTGCTGGAACACATAGTCTTCCACTACAAATGATATGTATACTCTTTCAGACTTCGTTAGCTTAACTACCACCCTCTTCACCTTGTCCAAGGGAAAGTCTCTATGGACAATGACCTTGAAGGTGCCTAAGTGGGACAAACTTAGCACAAGCAGTTTCTTTTTATTCTTTCTACTTCCAGTCCTTATTTCTCTAACGGATAGTATTTTCCAACCACTTTGAGGATAGACAAGAGAATACCACTTGTGGATTTTCTTTTCCTTAGGAAAACGTGCTAATTCTTGGAAGAACCTCTGTCTTGCTTCATAAAAACGATTTGCTATTTCTTGTACCACTTGTGAATGGAGTTGTTTGTACTCCTTGTCTTGTTTTCTCAAGTCTAGGGCTAATTGTCTTAACTCCGTTTGTGTTAGACCTTTTCCATCTCTTTGGTAGAAGTAGATGTCTGCCCATCGTAACGTGTTGTATATCTCACATGCTAACTTCAACCGGGCTTTTAACGCCCTCAAGGTTTGCTTGTCAGTGAAGGCACGAAAACGAAACGTTACGATGGACATTGAAAAAAGTTAACATTTCGCGTTAAAAAACTTAACTACAAAGGGGACTATCCATCTCCACCTTAAAAGGTGAGGTTTTCCGTCCCCTTTGAACCCCTTATTTTTATAAAATTTGATCAAAAGATTTATTACTGAACACTTTTTTGTAAAGCTATGAAGATTCCACTTAAATAAAAGTGTAATACTAAGAAATAATCTGGTGGTGTTGAAAATTACTTGTTCTAAACCGTAATTTATTAGAGTTTTTGTAGTAGATATTATCCGCGTTGATAGGATAGGTAAAGTAATCCTAACAATTTTTCACTAAACGGTAATAGGCTCCATATTATTAAAAAATAAGAAATAACATACGAAAGTAGTCCCCAGTTCCTCCCCACCGAATATCTTGAAATTAACATATAAAAAATCCAAAATGTTTATTACACAGTAGATTCAGTGTAATCGGAAAAGTAACGTTAATGATTTAAAGATTTTTGACGCGACGTTAATAATTAAGGTCACATAAATCTAAAGAGAAGATATTTAAAAAAACTCGCTCACAAATACTTTATATTAATTATCGGCTTCTTAAACTCGATTAAGGTTATGCCATCGAAATCACTATCAAAGCTTAATATGAATTGTGTT includes:
- a CDS encoding PIN domain-containing protein — encoded protein: MEKRLANLSELIVDTSFLLPLVGIKVKGIKDELLEGKAIYYPSLMLTELLAVIFKEAKKLKLGKVPEEAMKGLIYVLSNVKLIPIEELEIEMIYEILNKGWSDIFDATLYTAYESTKIPLITMDKSFYNFLKEKGIDVKGIILL
- a CDS encoding type II toxin-antitoxin system VapC family toxin: MIILDTSFLYSLLNKRDTNHVIAEKLFDEIVNQNKFGKPVIFEYVLDEFLTIIGNKHPFAYVKRVVDFISLNIEQGIFLLITLDGRDALYDTIKLFKKLNEDKTCFLSFTDCAIIFSMLKNRISYLASFDSDFNKVLDKIEEGVYKDKGFKGDEKPHLLRWRWIVPFVVKFFNAKC
- a CDS encoding RNA-guided endonuclease InsQ/TnpB family protein; translation: MSIVTFRFRAYTDEQTLRALKARLKLACEIYNTLRWADIYFYQRDGKGLTQTELRQLALDLRKQDEEYKQLYSQVVQEIANRFYEARQRFFQELARFPKEKKIHKWYSLVYPQSGWKILSAREIRTGSRKNKKKLLVLSLSHLGIFKVIVHRDFPLDKVKRVVVKLTKSERVYISFVVEDYVFQQAPKTSKVVAIDVGVEKLLTTSHGEYLPNFKFYEKALRKIKHLHKELSRKEFLSKNWFKAKVKLAKAYEHLANLKRDLYMKIGKYLSMNYDVVVMEDINVKQLVGKSLRKLRMRLHDVSFGELMDIIKYQIGKYGKKLVLVNPSNTSRTCAKCGYVREDLTLAGRIFTCPKCGWIADRDYNASLNILRRSGWELPLVPVELHPLPVLSYWQGGVVKQEASSFTIDPKSFYKNNSGKVLLIL
- a CDS encoding ISH3 family transposase, whose translation is MITPCLPHQNNIQQIGYKLLSMLDFQGKKAENVEKTLVSACLWNDSIENKSSAYNVSPQTVRNYAEEQGVEVVEKLLEQVRKISLETLKGEKEIDISIDWTTKTWYGKPVEGLGSSEKGNSWNYATVTTKHDGKVLLLAFVTQVNGMTKDDIVKVLVEQVVAMGFKIRLIALDAGFYTVNVLNFISQFNYIIGVPVGDVKVYEEFDGEYMTNSKRHRRDEQVKFRLIVYRREKIKRKKKVVYFARATNLDLPKKEVLRLYNKVRSPIETSYRNIKAFLPFTSSTKFVFRTLIFVLAMVFYSLYTIFKGVVRREEFRLLLILLFPGDLFNLENFLFKLINMLINVIDLFLGR
- a CDS encoding IS110 family RNA-guided transposase → MEAPVAGIDVSKDKLVVYFQGKFYEFPNNKQGFEGVKQILPKGCKIGIESTGVYHINLVKYLGNEYDVRIINPLVLKKFKDFRGKKSDKNDKKLAELVVNMGSEFITSEARELTSQWDFVTRSIVRVKNRLRRDLVLLGYRDSLSRENLNEVLRGEDNAVLSEVRFLLGELERLEGRKREIEEELENFVPKDSLIFTIPGIGRTLGCIILARVGDVRRFSDKKRFVAYCGLDPVVESSGKGVVSRGISKKGDAVLRRAFYLAALTAIRVNPVIKRFYEEHKGRLKGKELIIACARKLAVITWAVLYYNKPFEADE
- a CDS encoding ATP-binding protein, with the protein product MIFMNMVDRERELQALKKRLSSNDLELIIIYGRRRIGKTFLILNAVNGYDFIYYLATEKNNLIKFKELAESKYEEIKYVKEDWEAIFHYLRDKIIIIDEFPYMIKEDESVLSTFQKIVDETLKGSKTKLILLGSSVSMMEDAISYKSPLYGRRAASIELKELKFKDLKGFNLSLIDAIHVYGFAGGVPFYLTKVKTPFLKWINAELKEVDSFIKDEIDFMLRYEFSEIGTYKEILHAISFGKNTLGEIKDFVRVSGDVSSYLNKLEKIGIIGKEFPYKMKKGARYYIKDNFTLFWFTFIYPNLSLIEEGIFEIKEDEYNVYLGRIFEKIAREYVKDVYKVKIERLWFKDVEIDIYGNGIAGECKWSEGINGEKVLYELKRKVEDLGLDVKKYIIFAKSFSKTNEEAEFIDLKKLEQWYKA
- a CDS encoding AbrB/MazE/SpoVT family DNA-binding domain-containing protein, encoding MEEVKVTRNYQITIPSTIRAKLDIRIGDKLLVYVENNKIIIEKKSGNIASLNLRLGRKFTDEDINKIIAEAGEEIGRNSSS
- a CDS encoding coiled-coil domain-containing protein; protein product: MSEKIIDEILNNPQLLSVLAEKIYGKLKDEIVIKKLEENSESIKALQEEIKKHTEAIQALQQTTQSLQETVASLQEEVKKQGEAIASLQESVRKQGEIIQSLQETVDKHTEAIQALQQTTQSLQETVDKHTEAIQALQEAVKKQGEAIQSLQETVASLQEEVKKQGEAIEALQRAVLRLGREVKKLSIEVGGFTNRAGRGLERVMLKLYRKALELHGVDPKRVVHGKMVDDEGVIEKGKVFEVDFYETNEYVYVFEIKNFADKGTYDQVIVRKKLFSARYKDKKIKVFVVANFVDEKVKKKLEEEGVEIIASHVIK